From a single Zygotorulaspora mrakii chromosome 2, complete sequence genomic region:
- the ARC1 gene encoding Arc1p (similar to Saccharomyces cerevisiae ARC1 (YGL105W); ancestral locus Anc_6.153) translates to MSELVEKFQSLSIQQPDTLSREQQAQAAQWDSVLKTGQFQERLDDLNVLLRDNSFILSTLKPTITDVNVFEVSLPLVKEQVFSSKDVKGTYTKYRHILRWIDYLQKLLKVSEEGQLKISYDIDLPREVIEKKKKSAEAKKGSEESQGDKKSSKKEKPPTKENENGDIKPKGKPDEETLKKLREEAKAKKAAKKAANANQQQQQQASANEKPKPSVIDFRVGFIQKAIKHPDADSLYVSTIDCGDEEGPRTVCSGLVKHFSLEAMQERYVVTVCNLKPVNMRGIKSSAMVLCGSDETKVEFVEPPAGSKAGDKVFFEGFGDEEPLKQLNPKKKLWEQLQPHFTTTEDLEVVFKDDEDKEAPVRKLTNKNGDSFKVVSLVNAQVR, encoded by the coding sequence ATGTCAGAAttagttgaaaaatttcaatccTTGTCGATTCAGCAACCTGATACCCTTTCAAGGGAGCAGCAGGCACAAGCTGCCCAGTGGGACTCCGTATTGAAGACTGgccaatttcaagaaagatTAGATGACTTGAATGTTTTATTGAGAGACAACAGTTTTATACTTTCTACTTTGAAACCAACAATCACAGACGTCaatgtttttgaagtttcttTGCCATTGGTCAAAGAACAGGTATTCAGTTCTAAGGATGTCAAGGGGACCTATACGAAATACAGACACATTTTAAGATGGATTGACTATTTGCAGAAATTGCTGAAGGTTTCTGAAGAAGGtcaattaaaaatatcTTACGACATCGACTTACCTCGTGAAGTtatcgaaaagaaaaagaagagtgCAGAGGCCAAGAAGGGTTCAGAGGAATCTCAAGGAGATAAAAAATCGtcgaagaaagaaaagccACCTACTaaagagaatgaaaatggtgatATAAAACCCAAGGGTAAACcagatgaagaaactttgaaaaaattgagagagGAGGCAAAGGCGAAGAAAGctgcaaaaaaagctgCAAATGCCAatcagcaacagcaacagcaagcTAGTGCTAACGAAAAGCCGAAGCCTTCTGTTATTGATTTCCGCGTTGGttttattcaaaaagctATCAAACATCCAGATGCTGACTCATTGTATgtttcaacaattgattgtggtgatgaagaaggtCCAAGAACAGTTTGTTCTGGTTTAGTAAAGCATTTCTCATTAGAGGCAATGCAAGAGCGTTATGTTGTTACTGTTTGTAACTTGAAGCCAGTTAATATGAGAGGAATAAAATCCAGCGCGATGGTGCTATGTGGTTCAGATGAAACAAAGGTCGAATTTGTTGAACCACCAGCTGGATCAAAAGCTGGTGATAAAGTTTTCTTCGAAGGATTTGGTGATGAAGAACCATTAAAGCAATTAAACCCCAAAAAGAAGTTATGGGAACAATTACAACCACATTTTACCACAACTGAAGATTTAGAAGTCGTTTTCAAagacgatgaagataagGAAGCTCCAGTTAGAAAATTAACGAACAAGAATGGtgattctttcaaagttgttTCTTTGGTAAATGCTCAAGTTCGTTAA
- the ERT1 gene encoding Ert1p (similar to Saccharomyces cerevisiae YBR239C; ancestral locus Anc_6.152), which yields MTETNTKECSKSNGPEQKATTKQMKKRRNTHIACVNCAKWHLSCEANRPCFRCISKGIEHTCVDAPRKKSKYLAGVPDDSLSIRRRGSPSNNFMQSSDTSNGSSSNGNNDISDSQEQQNFRNPQHIVHRSKFLSNAADSEYSILSRIINEDTLINKIPVDLLYSSKQLNSNNDTVPRVADSSNVNLPPHYYPSSGQNVYSVLLGDNSLNVVSSKIDLFENHFPLIPVDIASRSLNFKRLLPHDRSPKSGDICQNPHINQYYLNVESLSFPEIMGIFKQNQHTNTGVSVSFALECCAPDAMRMYSNPEWEHSLRYATPMEIYTLINKPFSHTPGFHHLFTYLRKRFNQQALVEICQSLAEFRPIFIACSVTLTEEDMIFMEQCYQRTLLEYVKFIVQIGTPTCVWRRNGQISYVNEEFEILSGWNREELLNKMTFIVEIMDDESVRDYFKTFSKVAYKDFKGSEQMQVCNLLSPIKGEIIKCCCMWTLKRDVSGLPLMILGNFMPILT from the coding sequence ATGACTGAGACTAATACAAAAGAATGCAGTAAGTCTAACGGTCCAGAACAGAAGGCGACAACAAaacagatgaagaagagaagaaatacGCATATTGCATGCGTTAACTGTGCGAAATGGCACTTATCATGTGAAGCAAATAGGCCATGCTTTAGATGTATCAGTAAGGGGATAGAGCACACATGTGTGGATGCGCCgagaaagaagagcaaATATTTGGCAGGTGTGCCCGATGATTCGTTATCGATACGAAGAAGAGGCTCGCCCTCAAATAATTTTATGCAAAGTAGCGATACTAGCAATGGTAGTAGTAGTAACGGTAACAATGATATCAGTGATAGCCAGGAACAGCAAAATTTCCGAAATCCGCAACATATTGTCCACCGGTcgaaatttctttcaaatgcGGCTGATTCCGAGTATTCGATTTTATCCAGAATTATCAACGAAGATACTTTAATAAACAAAATACCTGTCGATCTACTCTATTCAAGCAAACAGCTTaattcaaataatgataCTGTACCGAGAGTCGCGGATTCATCCAATGTAAATTTGCCGCCGCATTACTATCCCTCGTCAGGTCAAAATGTTTATTCAGTATTATTAGGAGATAATTCTCTAAATGTTGTATCATCAAAGATAGACCTTTTTGAGAATCATTTCCCTCTAATACCGGTCGATATAGCGAGTAGATCGCTAAACTTTAAGCGACTGTTACCACACGACAGGAGTCCCAAATCGGGAGATATTTGCCAGAATCCACATATCAACCAATACTATCTAAACGTTGAATCATTATCGTTCCCGGAAATAATGggaattttcaaacaaaacCAGCACACAAATACGGGAGTTTCCGTGTCGTTTGCACTGGAGTGTTGTGCACCCGATGCAATGCGAATGTATAGCAATCCAGAATGGGAGCACTCTCTGCGATACGCAACGCCGATGGAGATTTATACACTAATAAATAAACCTTTTTCGCATACTCCCGgatttcatcatctttttaCATACTTGAGGAAAAGGTTCAACCAGCAGGCACTAGTGGAAATATGTCAATCGTTGGCTGAGTTTCGGCCAATCTTTATTGCATGTTCAGTTACTTTAACAGAAGAAGACATGATTTTTATGGAGCAATGCTACCAAAGAACATTATTGGAGTACGTAAAATTTATTGTGCAAATCGGTACTCCAACATGTGTTTGGAGGCGTAACGGACAGATTTCATACGtaaatgaagaatttgagatTTTAAGCGGATGGAACCGGGAAGAGCTGTTGAACAAAATGACTTTCATCGTCGAAATTAtggatgatgaaagtgTACGAgattatttcaaaacattcTCCAAGGTGGCCTACAAAGACTTCAAAGGTTCTGAACAAATGCAGGTTTGCAATTTACTCAGTCCCATAAAGGGTGAAATAATCAAATGCTGTTGTATGTGGACTCTGAAACGAGACGTTTCTGGTCTGCCATTAATGATATTGGGTAACTTCATGCCCATACTAACTTAG